One stretch of Bacteroidota bacterium DNA includes these proteins:
- the rplW gene encoding 50S ribosomal protein L23: protein MSIYLKPIITEKFSAMANQGRYAFVVEKTANKLEIKNAIEKGYGVTVESVNTINYGGKIKMRYTKTKIMSGIVKRAKKAIVTLKKGDTIDFYGNI, encoded by the coding sequence ATGAGCATTTATCTCAAACCCATCATCACTGAAAAATTTTCTGCAATGGCCAATCAAGGGCGCTATGCTTTTGTGGTTGAAAAAACTGCGAACAAACTCGAAATAAAAAATGCTATTGAGAAAGGATACGGAGTTACAGTTGAATCAGTGAACACAATTAATTACGGAGGAAAAATAAAAATGAGATATACAAAAACAAAAATAATGTCAGGCATTGTTAAACGCGCGAAGAAAGCAATTGTGACTTTGAAAAAAGGCGACACAATTGATTTCTACGGAAACATATAA
- the rplD gene encoding 50S ribosomal protein L4, producing the protein MKLEVYNSKGEKTSRSVTLPASIFGAEPNEHAIYLDVKQFLANQRQGTHKAKQRNEIHGSTRKLHRQKGTGGSRKGDIKSPLFHGGGRIFGPQVRDYSFKLNKKVKQLARISALSHKAKAKAITVLEDFSFENPKTKNYVELLSNLEMYGNKTLHIIPNSDKNVILSARNLREAKVTSANSLNTYDIVNAKNILISESSLKTIENILSDGSEETAAPKKEKAPAKAKVKTTTKKKSTKE; encoded by the coding sequence ATGAAACTCGAAGTATATAATTCAAAAGGAGAAAAAACATCGCGCAGCGTTACGCTGCCTGCTTCCATTTTTGGCGCAGAGCCGAATGAACACGCGATTTATCTCGATGTGAAACAGTTTCTCGCCAACCAGCGCCAGGGAACTCACAAAGCAAAACAGCGCAACGAAATTCACGGAAGCACACGCAAACTGCACAGGCAGAAAGGAACCGGTGGCTCGCGTAAAGGAGATATCAAGAGTCCTCTCTTCCACGGTGGCGGAAGAATTTTTGGTCCGCAGGTGAGAGATTATTCTTTCAAACTGAACAAAAAAGTGAAACAACTTGCGCGAATCAGCGCGCTTTCTCATAAAGCAAAAGCAAAAGCAATCACTGTACTCGAAGATTTTTCTTTTGAAAATCCAAAAACAAAAAATTATGTTGAACTTCTCAGCAACTTGGAAATGTACGGAAACAAAACCCTGCACATAATTCCCAATAGCGATAAGAATGTGATTCTCTCTGCCAGAAATTTAAGAGAAGCCAAAGTTACTTCGGCAAACTCACTGAACACGTATGATATTGTGAACGCAAAAAATATTTTGATTTCTGAAAGCTCACTGAAAACAATCGAAAATATTTTGAGCGATGGTTCAGAAGAAACAGCAGCACCAAAAAAAGAAAAAGCTCCAGCGAAAGCAAAAGTGAAAACAACTACAAAAAAGAAATCTACTAAAGAATAA